The following are encoded together in the Anoplopoma fimbria isolate UVic2021 breed Golden Eagle Sablefish chromosome 9, Afim_UVic_2022, whole genome shotgun sequence genome:
- the LOC129095653 gene encoding malate dehydrogenase, cytoplasmic-like: MTKPIRVVVTGAAGQIAYSLLYSIAKGDVFGKDQPIILVLLDIPPMLPVLDGVVMELQDCALPLLMEVIPTDKVEVGFKDIDAAILVGSMPRKEGMERKDLLKANVAIFKTQGSALDKFAKKTVKVVVVGNPANTNCLIASKSAPSIPKENFSCLTRLDHNRASSQVAMRCGVSSDKVKNVIIWGNHSSTQYPDVHHAKVEVNGAETPAYDAVKDETWLRGDFISTVQLRGAAVIKARKLSSAMSAAKAICDHVRDIWFGTKEGEFISMGVYAAGNTYGIPEDLIYSFPIEIKNKTWKMVDGLPINDFSRAKMDATAAELVEERDTALDFLSQ, encoded by the exons ACAAAACCAATCCGTGTTGTGGTTACCGGCGCTGCTGGCCAGATTGCCTACTCCCTGCTGTACAGCATCGCCAAGGGAGATGTGTTCGGGAAGGACCAG CCAATCATCTTGGTCCTGCTGGACATCCCCCCCATGCTGCCGGTGCTGGATGGAGTCGTCATGGAGCTGCAGGACTGCGCCCTCCCACTGCTGATGG AGGTGATCCCCACTGACAAGGTGGAGGTCGGCTTCAAGGACATCGACGCCGCCATCTTGGTTGGCTCCATGCCCAGGAAGGAGGGGATGGAGAGGAAGGACCTGCTGAAGGCCAACGTGGCCATCTTCAAGACTCAGGGATCCGCCCTGGACAAGTTCGCCAAGAAGACCGTCAAG GTTGTGGTTGTTGGAAACCCGGCGAACACCAACTGTCTGATCGCCTCCAAGTCTGCTCCATCCATCCCCAAAGAGAACTTCTCCTGCCTGACCCGACTGGACCACAACAGGGCCAGCtcccag GTGGCGATGCGTTGCGGCGTGTCCTCTGACAAAGTGAAGAACGTCATCATCTGGGGGAACCACTCCTCCACCCAGTACCCCGACGTCCACCACGCCAAGGTCGAGGTGAACGGAGCCGAGACGCCCGCCTACGACGCCGTGAAGGACGAGACCTGGCTCAGAGGAGACTTCATCTCT ACGGTGCAGCTGCGCGGTGCCGCCGTCATCAAGGCCAGGAAGCTGTCCAGCGCCATGTCCGCCGCCAAGGCCATCTGTGACCACGTGAGGGACATCTGGTTCGGCACCAAGGAG GGTGAGTTCATCTCCATGGGCGTGTACGCTGCTGGAAACACCTACGGCATCCCAGAGGACCTCATCTACTCGTTCCCCATCGAGATCAAG AACAAGACCTGGAAAATGGTCGACGGACTCCCCATCAACGACTTCTCCCGCGCCAAGATGGACGCCACGGCGGCCgagctggtggaggagagagacaccGCCCTGGACTTCCTGTCCCAGTGA